A DNA window from Methylobacterium sp. NMS14P contains the following coding sequences:
- a CDS encoding glyoxalase superfamily protein, translating to MPTIEDAKSMARAVESALRAKNVAITHGECLDIVARQFGLKDWNVLSAQAKRSEDTARRRITALKGWALLAEHPEAYDHGADADPMVRGGCAALIRHDPVLGLRRYPDPARAFGCYVQTVSAVPFHGQRVAISAKLRCQDVTHGATLWARVDAMPGNTFAFDNLKDAADGWLFGSRPWVERRVVLDVSAEAISLHFGFFLKGRGTLWAAVFRVEEASTAALTAPPAPPQSRAAAWITPTNLTFSEVIELSSV from the coding sequence ATGCCCACCATCGAAGATGCCAAGTCCATGGCCCGCGCCGTGGAAAGCGCTCTACGTGCCAAGAACGTCGCCATTACCCATGGTGAGTGCCTCGACATCGTGGCCCGCCAATTCGGATTGAAGGACTGGAACGTCCTCTCTGCTCAGGCCAAGCGATCTGAGGATACCGCACGCCGCCGCATCACCGCGCTCAAGGGGTGGGCGCTGCTGGCCGAGCATCCTGAGGCCTACGACCACGGAGCCGATGCTGACCCAATGGTCCGCGGCGGCTGTGCCGCCCTCATCCGGCACGATCCCGTGCTCGGGCTGCGGCGCTATCCCGACCCGGCCCGCGCGTTCGGCTGCTACGTGCAGACTGTGTCAGCCGTGCCGTTTCACGGCCAGCGGGTCGCGATCAGCGCCAAGCTGCGTTGCCAGGACGTGACCCATGGGGCGACGCTGTGGGCCCGGGTCGACGCGATGCCGGGAAACACCTTCGCCTTCGACAACCTGAAGGATGCCGCCGACGGCTGGCTGTTCGGTAGCAGGCCGTGGGTCGAACGTCGCGTGGTGTTGGATGTATCGGCCGAGGCAATCTCCTTGCACTTCGGCTTCTTCCTGAAGGGTCGTGGCACTCTTTGGGCTGCGGTTTTTCGCGTTGAAGAGGCCTCAACAGCGGCGTTGACAGCTCCACCAGCTCCACCACAGTCACGGGCGGCCGCGTGGATCACACCGACAAACCTGACGTTTTCGGAGGTGATTGAGCTCTCGTCTGTTTGA
- a CDS encoding DUF2268 domain-containing putative Zn-dependent protease (predicted Zn-dependent protease with a strongly conserved HExxH motif) has protein sequence MSAWRAIVAEEVEVARKAVAGVLPVSPLDILVQRLPGAVIPETGTTGQAMRPGLFSLTIDPDNPNFARSLRDGDLRRTVAHEAHHCMRMDGPGYGWTLGEALVSEGLAGQFVSRLFNSPPDPWECAVTDEVLAANLPDDATLVGNGHDHRAWFFGVGGRYPRWLGYTLGYRIVGDWLETGADLSGDAWVSVLANEVIDAARGRTLSDL, from the coding sequence ATGAGCGCGTGGCGCGCCATCGTTGCCGAGGAGGTCGAGGTTGCTCGAAAGGCTGTAGCGGGCGTTCTGCCGGTGTCGCCGCTCGATATCCTCGTGCAGCGGTTGCCTGGCGCGGTGATCCCGGAGACCGGCACGACGGGACAAGCCATGCGCCCTGGCTTGTTCTCTCTCACCATCGATCCCGACAACCCCAACTTTGCGCGATCGCTGCGTGATGGGGATCTGCGCCGGACTGTGGCGCACGAGGCTCACCACTGCATGCGCATGGACGGCCCCGGCTACGGTTGGACACTGGGTGAGGCCCTCGTGAGCGAGGGCCTGGCGGGGCAGTTCGTCAGCCGCCTGTTCAACTCGCCGCCCGACCCATGGGAATGTGCCGTGACCGACGAGGTGCTGGCGGCCAACCTTCCCGATGACGCGACGCTCGTGGGTAACGGGCACGACCACCGCGCATGGTTCTTCGGCGTCGGAGGAAGGTATCCGCGCTGGCTCGGCTACACCCTCGGCTATCGGATCGTGGGCGACTGGCTGGAGACGGGGGCCGATCTCAGTGGTGACGCCTGGGTTAGCGTCTTGGCGAATGAGGTCATTGACGCAGCGCGCGGGCGCACCCTGTCGGACCTCTGA
- a CDS encoding pyridoxal-phosphate-dependent aminotransferase family protein has protein sequence MTLQQGRHFLNIPGPSPVPERVLQAMDRQVIDHRGPEFGRLGREVLEGCRAIFQTEGPVVIFPGSGTGAWEATIVNTLSPGDRVLMFETGHFATLWSKMAARWGITVEFVPGDWRHGADPAIVEAKLAEDRAHAIKAVMVVHNETSTGVTSRIAQVRQAIDAAHHPALLLVDSISGLGSADLRHDEWGIDVTVACSQKGLMLPPGLGFTAISQKARAASKTNTLPRSYWDWEEMLKPNEGGYFPYTPATNLLYGLREAIAMMREEGLPAVFTRHERLAKATRAAVQGWGLEVLCEEASEYSPVLTAVLMPDCHDADAFRQLALDRFNISLGAGLSKLSGKVFRIGHLGECNDLMLMGALSGVEMALGVAGVPHQRGGATAAMSVLNAAL, from the coding sequence ATGACCCTTCAGCAGGGACGGCATTTTCTCAACATCCCCGGCCCGAGCCCAGTGCCCGAGCGTGTTCTCCAGGCGATGGACCGGCAGGTTATCGATCACCGGGGGCCGGAATTCGGCCGGCTCGGTCGGGAGGTGCTCGAAGGGTGCAGGGCAATCTTCCAGACCGAGGGACCGGTCGTGATTTTTCCTGGCTCCGGCACGGGGGCGTGGGAAGCGACGATCGTCAACACGCTCTCGCCGGGCGACCGGGTGTTGATGTTCGAGACCGGGCATTTCGCCACGCTATGGAGCAAGATGGCCGCCCGATGGGGCATCACAGTTGAGTTCGTACCAGGCGACTGGCGCCACGGTGCGGACCCTGCCATCGTGGAGGCCAAGCTCGCCGAGGACAGGGCGCACGCGATCAAGGCGGTGATGGTCGTCCACAACGAGACCTCGACGGGCGTGACGAGCCGCATCGCCCAGGTCCGGCAGGCGATCGACGCCGCGCATCACCCGGCGCTTCTGCTGGTCGACTCCATCTCGGGTCTGGGCTCGGCCGACCTGCGCCACGACGAGTGGGGCATCGACGTGACCGTCGCCTGCTCCCAGAAGGGCCTGATGCTGCCCCCGGGCCTTGGGTTCACGGCGATCTCGCAGAAGGCCCGCGCGGCTTCGAAGACCAACACTCTGCCGCGTTCGTATTGGGACTGGGAGGAGATGCTCAAGCCGAACGAAGGCGGCTATTTCCCCTATACGCCCGCGACCAACCTCTTGTACGGCCTGCGGGAGGCGATCGCCATGATGCGCGAAGAAGGTCTGCCGGCAGTCTTCACCCGGCATGAGCGGCTGGCTAAGGCGACGCGGGCTGCGGTCCAGGGATGGGGGCTTGAGGTCCTGTGCGAGGAGGCGAGCGAGTACTCGCCGGTCCTCACCGCCGTGCTCATGCCGGACTGCCATGACGCCGACGCCTTCCGACAGCTCGCCCTCGACCGGTTCAACATCTCTCTCGGCGCCGGCCTGTCCAAGTTGTCCGGCAAGGTGTTTCGCATCGGCCACCTCGGCGAGTGCAACGACCTGATGCTGATGGGGGCGCTCTCCGGCGTAGAGATGGCGCTGGGCGTGGCAGGCGTGCCCCATCAAAGGGGCGGTGCGACCGCGGCCATGTCGGTCCTCAACGCCGCCTTGTGA
- a CDS encoding enoyl-CoA hydratase/isomerase family protein produces the protein MSATEREGAVRYRAEDGIAHLTFDRPAARNAMTWRMYEELADGLARIEADPSIRVAVLRGAGGKAFVAGTDIEQFVGFTGEDGVAYETRIDAYVAGLERARVPTIAVIEGLAVGGGLAIANACDLRVATPGARFGVPIARTLGNCLSPANLRRLTATLGLSTVKRMLLLADMPTAESLEPLGYLAAIASPETLDATVAQLCQRLISHAPVTMRVTREMLAALALDPDADGSDGIRACYGSQDFAEGVRAFLDKRPAAWSGA, from the coding sequence GTGAGCGCGACCGAGCGGGAGGGCGCGGTCCGCTATCGCGCCGAGGATGGCATCGCCCATCTGACGTTCGACCGGCCCGCCGCCCGCAACGCGATGACGTGGCGGATGTACGAGGAGCTGGCCGACGGCCTCGCCCGGATCGAGGCTGACCCGTCGATCCGCGTCGCGGTCCTGCGCGGGGCTGGCGGCAAAGCCTTCGTTGCCGGCACCGACATCGAGCAGTTCGTGGGGTTCACCGGGGAGGACGGGGTGGCCTACGAGACACGGATCGATGCCTATGTCGCTGGGCTGGAACGCGCGCGCGTCCCGACAATCGCTGTCATCGAGGGGCTGGCAGTCGGCGGCGGACTCGCGATCGCCAATGCCTGCGACCTGCGCGTGGCCACACCGGGCGCGCGGTTCGGCGTTCCGATCGCCCGCACCCTCGGCAATTGTCTGTCGCCCGCGAACTTGCGTCGTTTGACGGCGACGCTGGGCCTGAGCACCGTCAAACGAATGCTTCTGCTCGCCGACATGCCGACGGCCGAGAGCCTGGAGCCGCTTGGCTACCTTGCCGCGATCGCCAGCCCCGAGACGCTGGACGCCACGGTCGCGCAGCTCTGCCAGCGTCTGATCAGCCACGCGCCGGTGACCATGCGCGTGACCCGGGAGATGCTGGCCGCGCTTGCCCTCGATCCCGACGCCGACGGCAGCGACGGCATTCGAGCTTGCTACGGCAGCCAGGATTTCGCCGAGGGTGTTCGGGCATTCCTCGACAAAAGACCCGCGGCCTGGTCGGGCGCCTGA
- a CDS encoding CaiB/BaiF CoA transferase family protein: MDKIGRPDDRSAQASEDEVATVPARPLPLAGLRVLDVTQVMAGPFCSMLLADLGADVIKVEPPGTGDQTRGAMGFKMKGPDSMGFLNMNRNKRSIALNLKSEAGRALFMKLVTTADILVENYRPGVMKKLGLGYEVLREHNPRLIYASISGFGQSGPWAMRPGYDLMAQAMSGVMSVTGHPGGPPVKAGVPVADIGCALFCVYGILSAYIGRQTTGEGQYIDASLFDSALAFSIWDISEYWGTGRIPKPLGTANLMSAPYQAVRASDGYFVMGATNQKLWRLLCDVLARADLVDDPRFADIPARLANRDVLIEELEKSFAERPAEEWVTHLLAVGIPAGRMNSYPEAFESEHGRHREMRIEVPHPNEGSVPNIGFPVKFSGTPPRTRMHAPLLGEHTESLLRELGLNDDDTEALRAGGAFAP, encoded by the coding sequence ATGGATAAGATCGGCCGTCCCGACGATCGCTCGGCTCAGGCGTCAGAGGATGAGGTTGCTACGGTGCCCGCCCGTCCGCTGCCACTTGCGGGGCTGCGGGTTCTCGACGTAACGCAGGTCATGGCTGGGCCGTTCTGCAGCATGCTGCTCGCGGATCTCGGCGCCGACGTCATCAAGGTCGAGCCGCCGGGCACGGGCGACCAAACCCGTGGCGCCATGGGGTTCAAGATGAAGGGGCCCGACAGCATGGGCTTCCTCAATATGAACCGGAACAAGCGTAGCATCGCGCTCAACCTGAAGAGCGAGGCTGGCCGCGCACTGTTCATGAAGCTCGTGACCACCGCCGATATTTTGGTCGAGAATTACCGGCCGGGTGTGATGAAGAAGCTCGGGCTCGGCTACGAGGTGCTGCGCGAGCACAACCCGCGTCTAATCTATGCCAGCATCTCGGGTTTTGGTCAGTCTGGTCCCTGGGCGATGCGGCCTGGCTACGATCTAATGGCACAGGCGATGTCGGGGGTGATGAGCGTGACCGGCCATCCCGGCGGGCCGCCCGTCAAGGCTGGCGTGCCGGTTGCCGACATCGGCTGCGCGCTGTTCTGCGTCTACGGAATCCTGAGCGCGTATATTGGCCGGCAGACGACCGGTGAGGGCCAGTACATCGACGCTTCGCTGTTCGACTCCGCTCTGGCGTTCTCGATCTGGGACATCTCGGAGTATTGGGGCACCGGTCGCATCCCGAAACCACTCGGGACTGCGAACTTGATGAGCGCGCCCTATCAGGCGGTGCGCGCCTCAGACGGCTATTTCGTCATGGGCGCGACCAACCAAAAGCTCTGGCGGCTTCTCTGCGACGTCCTGGCACGAGCTGACCTCGTCGACGATCCACGCTTTGCAGACATCCCGGCGCGACTCGCCAACCGCGACGTGCTGATCGAGGAATTGGAGAAGAGCTTCGCCGAACGGCCCGCCGAGGAGTGGGTGACCCACCTGCTCGCGGTCGGCATCCCGGCGGGGCGCATGAACAGCTATCCGGAAGCGTTCGAGAGCGAGCACGGCCGCCATCGTGAGATGCGGATTGAGGTTCCGCATCCCAACGAGGGCAGCGTGCCCAACATCGGCTTCCCTGTGAAGTTCTCAGGGACGCCGCCGCGCACCCGGATGCATGCCCCGCTACTTGGCGAGCATACCGAGAGCCTGCTCCGGGAGCTCGGCCTTAACGACGACGATACCGAGGCGCTGCGCGCGGGCGGCGCGTTCGCACCGTGA
- a CDS encoding MFS transporter: protein MSLGSGGVTHALRRTFTTTRGRVFALLCLVYFITYVDRVNLSTLAPLMATDLHLNNVELGFALSSFGYTYALFQILGGMTADRLGARRTLVLCGIVWTVGTLLTGFVGGLVTLVLARLLLGVGEGATFPAATTAMTRWVPQAERGYAQGVVHSCSRLANTVTPPLVVLMAAYLGWRGTFIALAAVSLSWIVVWGLYFRDEPSAHPGCTPEELAELPAPRKAIGGPSEPTPWSALLRGMLPTTLVYFCYNWTLWLYVTWLPSYFVKAQGLNIKESAFFAFGVFGAGVVGDALGGIWADRIYRRTNDLARARRTVIVVSLLGSMVCLLPVLFVHELAVVALCLSGAFFFLELTVGPIWAIPMDVAPKHAGTASGIMNTGSAIAGIVSPLAFGVIAQLSGSYALPFVGSIALLLVGAVLAWRRLPRGEVTGSETAHALSPTAVTGNAV, encoded by the coding sequence ATGAGCCTAGGATCCGGCGGCGTCACGCACGCCCTACGCCGTACGTTCACGACGACGCGGGGGCGCGTCTTCGCGCTGCTCTGCCTCGTCTACTTCATCACGTACGTCGATCGGGTGAACCTATCTACGTTGGCGCCGCTGATGGCGACCGACCTTCACCTGAACAACGTCGAGCTGGGCTTTGCCCTGTCCTCGTTCGGCTACACCTACGCGCTGTTCCAGATTCTAGGCGGAATGACCGCCGATCGCCTTGGCGCGCGTCGGACCCTGGTCCTGTGCGGGATTGTGTGGACGGTTGGAACGCTCCTGACCGGGTTTGTCGGCGGCCTAGTCACCCTCGTCCTCGCCCGACTGCTTCTCGGCGTAGGCGAGGGCGCGACCTTCCCTGCCGCGACCACCGCGATGACACGCTGGGTTCCGCAGGCCGAGCGCGGCTACGCACAAGGTGTCGTCCACTCGTGCTCGCGGCTGGCCAACACTGTAACGCCGCCCTTGGTCGTTCTGATGGCGGCCTATCTTGGCTGGCGGGGCACCTTCATAGCGCTCGCAGCGGTGAGTTTGTCCTGGATCGTCGTCTGGGGCCTTTACTTCCGGGATGAGCCGAGCGCCCATCCGGGTTGCACGCCGGAGGAGCTGGCGGAGTTGCCGGCACCGCGCAAGGCGATCGGTGGGCCGTCGGAGCCGACCCCTTGGTCGGCGCTCCTGCGCGGTATGCTGCCGACCACGCTGGTGTACTTCTGCTATAACTGGACCTTGTGGCTCTACGTGACTTGGCTGCCGAGCTACTTCGTCAAGGCGCAGGGCCTTAACATCAAGGAATCGGCGTTCTTCGCCTTCGGTGTGTTCGGTGCCGGCGTTGTCGGCGATGCCTTGGGTGGCATCTGGGCCGACCGCATCTATCGCCGTACCAACGACCTCGCGCGGGCGCGTCGCACGGTCATCGTCGTGAGCCTGCTCGGCTCGATGGTCTGCTTGCTTCCTGTGCTCTTCGTTCACGAACTCGCGGTCGTCGCCCTCTGTCTGAGCGGCGCGTTCTTCTTCCTCGAACTGACGGTTGGCCCGATCTGGGCGATCCCGATGGATGTGGCACCCAAGCACGCGGGTACGGCCAGCGGCATCATGAACACCGGCTCGGCGATCGCAGGCATCGTTTCGCCGCTGGCCTTCGGCGTGATCGCTCAGCTTTCCGGAAGCTATGCCCTGCCTTTCGTCGGCTCGATAGCCCTGCTGCTCGTCGGTGCGGTGTTGGCTTGGCGGCGCCTACCACGGGGCGAGGTGACAGGGAGCGAGACAGCGCATGCGCTGTCGCCGACGGCGGTAACCGGAAACGCGGTTTAG
- a CDS encoding GntR family transcriptional regulator, with protein MTQPTTLIRTNLHDMLVAGIREMVIAGALRPGDKISEQALCQRYGVSRTPLREALKVLASEGMLELLPRRGAIVANVSPEEIDELFPVMAALEALAGELVCKYASDADLARLGAIHEHMMRAHAAKDEPTYLEANRSFHETLVSVAGNATLTASYMQILMRTRAFRFVARKSPENWQTAVRDHHAIMDALKVRNATRLSRLLRRHVMGVTVKIARDAIAAAAAAAADGNASIEAGELPKSA; from the coding sequence ATGACGCAGCCGACGACCCTTATCCGGACCAACCTCCACGACATGCTCGTCGCGGGCATTCGCGAGATGGTGATCGCCGGGGCGCTGCGCCCCGGCGACAAAATCTCTGAACAAGCGCTCTGCCAGCGATACGGCGTCTCGCGTACGCCGTTGCGAGAAGCGCTGAAGGTGCTCGCCTCGGAAGGCATGCTCGAGCTGCTGCCTAGGCGCGGCGCCATCGTGGCGAATGTCAGTCCGGAGGAGATTGACGAGCTGTTCCCCGTAATGGCAGCCCTCGAGGCGCTCGCGGGTGAATTGGTATGCAAGTATGCCAGCGATGCAGACTTGGCGCGCTTAGGTGCCATCCATGAGCATATGATGCGCGCGCATGCAGCCAAGGATGAGCCGACATACTTGGAGGCGAACCGCAGCTTCCACGAGACCCTGGTGTCCGTAGCCGGAAACGCCACGCTGACAGCCAGCTATATGCAGATCCTGATGCGGACTCGGGCGTTTCGTTTCGTGGCTCGCAAGAGCCCGGAGAATTGGCAGACCGCAGTGCGTGATCACCACGCCATCATGGACGCGTTGAAGGTCCGCAACGCCACTCGATTGTCCCGGCTTCTGCGACGGCACGTGATGGGTGTGACGGTCAAGATCGCTCGGGATGCCATCGCCGCAGCCGCAGCCGCAGCCGCAGACGGGAACGCCTCCATCGAAGCCGGCGAGCTGCCGAAATCCGCCTGA
- a CDS encoding IS3 family transposase (programmed frameshift), with translation MGKAMSSDPTAPPVHGEILTGVQRRRRWSTTEKIRLVEESQQPGSSVSFVARRYGLSPSLLFSWKRRMLEGGHQAVHADEEVVGTSRVRELERRVRDLERLLGRKTMEVEILKEALDLARNKKTDLAAQLLGRFDGRFAVKAVADTLGVARSHLAERLSRPVQPRGPYRKPEDAQLLPTIRAIVDVDARPSYGYRRVTALVNRALRSRGEASVNAKRVLRILRANGLTLAPHTARRPGRTHDGTVVALRSNVRWCSDHLELRCRDGAVVRVLFAIDACDREIIAWSATTTGVSAEMVCNLMIAGCERRFGATKTPHPVEWLSDNGSAYIAKETAQTAAALGLRLLFTPVRSPQSNGIAEAFVKTLKRDYARLAILADAETVMRLLPAWFEDYNTIHPHSGLRMLSPREYLSRTA, from the exons ATGGGTAAGGCTATGTCATCCGATCCGACCGCCCCGCCGGTACACGGCGAGATCCTGACCGGCGTTCAGCGTCGACGGCGCTGGTCCACCACCGAGAAGATCCGCCTCGTCGAGGAGAGCCAGCAGCCCGGCTCGTCCGTGTCGTTCGTCGCCCGCCGCTACGGCCTCTCGCCCAGCCTGCTGTTCTCGTGGAAGCGGCGCATGCTGGAGGGCGGCCATCAGGCCGTGCACGCCGACGAGGAGGTCGTCGGCACCAGCCGGGTTCGTGAGCTGGAGCGGCGCGTGCGCGACCTCGAACGTCTGCTCGGGCGCAAGACCATGGAGGTCGAGATCCTGAAGGAGGCGCTCGACCTCGCCCGCA ACAAAAAAACCGACCTCGCCGCTCAGCTCCTGGGGCGGTTCGACGGGCGGTTCGCGGTGAAGGCGGTCGCCGACACGCTCGGCGTGGCCCGCTCCCACCTGGCCGAGCGCCTGAGCCGCCCCGTCCAGCCGCGCGGTCCCTACCGCAAGCCCGAGGATGCGCAGCTGCTGCCGACGATCCGCGCGATCGTCGACGTCGATGCCCGCCCGAGCTACGGCTATCGCCGCGTCACCGCACTGGTGAACCGGGCCCTGCGCTCGCGCGGCGAAGCGAGCGTCAATGCCAAGCGGGTGCTGCGCATCCTGCGGGCGAACGGGCTCACCCTCGCGCCGCACACCGCCCGGCGGCCCGGCCGCACCCACGACGGCACCGTGGTGGCGTTACGCTCGAACGTGCGCTGGTGCTCGGATCACCTCGAACTGCGCTGCCGGGACGGTGCGGTCGTCCGCGTGCTGTTTGCCATCGACGCGTGCGACCGTGAGATCATCGCGTGGTCGGCGACCACGACGGGCGTCTCGGCCGAGATGGTCTGCAACCTGATGATCGCCGGCTGCGAGCGCCGGTTCGGCGCGACGAAGACCCCGCACCCGGTCGAGTGGCTGTCCGACAACGGCTCCGCCTACATCGCCAAGGAGACAGCGCAGACGGCCGCCGCGCTCGGCCTACGGCTGCTATTCACCCCGGTGCGTTCGCCGCAGAGCAACGGCATCGCGGAGGCGTTCGTGAAGACGCTCAAGCGCGACTATGCCCGCTTGGCGATCTTGGCCGACGCCGAGACCGTGATGCGGCTTCTGCCGGCTTGGTTCGAGGACTACAACACGATCCACCCGCACTCCGGCCTGCGCATGCTCTCGCCCCGAGAGTACCTCAGCCGGACTGCCTAA
- a CDS encoding TadE/TadG family type IV pilus assembly protein: protein MIDIGRAARLCSRAAVRRVARVAIELDSDRRGGVALIFGLSATVLIGLVGGGIDYARLSYRRSELQNAVDVGTLAAGNTLKLASSTIDSIKGVTEQVIRDNAHPRSDRPFTLTVDVAKDKTSVFARAEETVKLAFGAFVGLPAMTVAAQSRVKVVGKMRLCLLTLDPAAPGAFNLQKKAEVTADGCSLYSNSTNAIGMVGGNSAIAKAQTICSAGGYSGPRANFAPPPQTSCPSLGDPLKDRALPTPGSCMQIPAAANSKGDTSKNLIDQSVTLDPGTYCGGLHITKKANVEFRSGIYVMKDGPLVVDQKGSLTGTDVGLFFTGDKAGMLFDKQSTVSLSAPTTGVMAGLLIAEDRTLGSPVDPTAAIIGFVGGLLAPLTPAPAPTPQPLGLTRPLRTYRIISDNTRTMLGTIYLPVGRLVIDADKPVADQSAYTVIVAAQLNLYEGPNLYLNANYDGTSVPVPKGVGPLPGKLLLAQ from the coding sequence ATGATAGACATCGGTCGCGCGGCACGGCTTTGCTCACGGGCCGCCGTGCGACGTGTCGCTAGGGTCGCGATTGAGCTTGATAGTGATCGCCGCGGCGGTGTCGCGCTCATCTTCGGTTTGAGCGCCACAGTCCTAATCGGCTTGGTAGGCGGTGGCATCGACTATGCACGCCTCTCGTATCGTCGCAGCGAGCTACAGAATGCTGTCGACGTAGGGACGCTCGCTGCCGGCAACACCCTCAAGCTCGCGTCCTCGACCATCGACTCGATCAAGGGCGTGACCGAACAGGTCATTCGAGACAACGCCCATCCTCGGTCGGATCGCCCGTTCACGCTGACCGTTGACGTCGCAAAAGATAAGACCAGCGTCTTCGCCAGAGCTGAGGAGACGGTGAAACTCGCCTTCGGCGCCTTCGTTGGCCTACCAGCCATGACGGTGGCAGCACAGTCGCGAGTTAAGGTTGTCGGCAAGATGCGGCTGTGCTTGCTCACCCTCGATCCTGCCGCGCCTGGCGCCTTCAACTTGCAGAAAAAGGCCGAGGTCACCGCAGACGGGTGCTCATTGTATTCGAACTCGACGAACGCAATCGGTATGGTCGGCGGCAACAGTGCTATAGCCAAGGCGCAGACGATCTGCTCGGCTGGCGGCTACAGCGGGCCGCGGGCCAATTTCGCGCCGCCACCGCAGACAAGCTGCCCCTCCCTAGGTGATCCGCTCAAGGATCGTGCATTACCAACACCGGGCAGCTGTATGCAGATCCCAGCCGCCGCCAACAGCAAGGGCGACACCAGCAAGAACTTGATTGACCAGAGTGTCACCTTGGATCCAGGTACATACTGTGGCGGGCTGCACATCACGAAGAAGGCAAACGTCGAGTTCCGGTCCGGCATCTACGTCATGAAGGACGGGCCGCTTGTCGTGGATCAAAAAGGGTCGTTGACTGGAACGGACGTCGGCCTGTTCTTCACCGGCGACAAAGCCGGGATGCTGTTTGACAAACAGTCTACGGTTAGTTTGTCGGCCCCGACCACGGGGGTCATGGCTGGCCTGCTGATCGCCGAAGATCGGACCCTTGGCAGCCCTGTGGACCCGACTGCAGCGATCATCGGTTTTGTAGGTGGATTGCTCGCACCGCTCACGCCGGCACCCGCGCCAACACCTCAGCCTCTCGGTCTGACGCGGCCGCTGCGCACCTATCGCATCATCAGTGACAACACGCGGACCATGCTTGGAACGATCTACCTACCAGTTGGCCGGCTGGTAATCGACGCGGATAAGCCCGTAGCCGATCAGTCTGCTTACACCGTAATCGTTGCTGCGCAGCTTAACCTATACGAGGGACCCAATCTCTACCTCAACGCGAATTACGATGGGACGAGCGTACCGGTACCCAAAGGCGTTGGGCCACTACCGGGCAAGCTCTTGCTCGCCCAGTGA
- a CDS encoding IS110 family transposase, with amino-acid sequence MGEYIGLDVSLKDTAICVRRDGKRVWRGKCASDPAAIAGVLRKHAADAQRIVFETGPLSIWFFHALTAEGLPAICIDARHAKAALDMATNKTDANDADGLAHLAEVGFFREVRVNGYDSMRVRTLVAGRSKLGRVATELSNQIRGLMKTFGLIVPGAKGGSFEAEVRRLLSDEDGLARVILPLLEAWGAVRRRAAELGRQLLAGARQNQDCRRLMAIPGIGAITATAFVTAIEDPANFRSSRSVAAWFGLTTRRYQSGEVDYDGHISRRGDAHMRGLLYEAAVVVLTRSRADSDLRAWGLKLRERLGFKRAAVAVARKLSVVMHAMLRSGQPYCAKVAMA; translated from the coding sequence ATGGGTGAGTATATCGGTCTCGACGTGTCCTTGAAAGACACCGCGATCTGTGTGCGGCGGGACGGCAAGCGGGTCTGGCGCGGCAAGTGCGCTTCCGATCCCGCAGCCATTGCCGGTGTTCTGCGCAAGCATGCGGCCGATGCCCAACGGATCGTGTTCGAAACGGGCCCTTTGTCGATCTGGTTCTTCCATGCCCTCACGGCGGAAGGCCTTCCGGCGATCTGTATCGATGCTCGTCACGCCAAGGCCGCCCTCGATATGGCCACCAACAAGACCGACGCCAACGATGCCGATGGGCTGGCTCATCTGGCCGAGGTCGGCTTCTTCCGCGAGGTGCGCGTGAACGGCTACGACAGCATGCGCGTGCGAACGCTCGTCGCCGGGCGCAGCAAGCTCGGGCGGGTAGCGACCGAGCTGTCCAATCAGATCCGCGGCCTGATGAAGACGTTCGGCTTGATCGTGCCGGGAGCAAAGGGCGGATCATTCGAAGCGGAGGTTCGCCGCCTCTTGTCGGACGAAGACGGTCTGGCTCGCGTCATCCTTCCGCTACTGGAGGCCTGGGGCGCGGTTCGCCGGCGGGCGGCGGAACTCGGTCGCCAGCTCCTGGCTGGCGCCCGGCAAAACCAGGACTGCCGGCGGCTGATGGCGATCCCCGGGATCGGAGCGATCACCGCGACCGCCTTCGTGACCGCGATCGAGGACCCAGCCAACTTCAGATCGTCGCGCTCCGTCGCCGCCTGGTTCGGCCTGACCACGCGGCGCTATCAGTCAGGCGAGGTCGACTATGACGGGCACATCTCCCGGAGAGGAGACGCGCACATGCGCGGGCTCCTCTACGAGGCCGCAGTCGTCGTCCTGACGCGCAGCCGGGCGGACAGCGACCTGCGCGCGTGGGGGCTCAAGCTGCGCGAGCGACTGGGCTTCAAGCGTGCCGCCGTGGCCGTCGCACGCAAGCTGTCTGTCGTCATGCACGCGATGTTGAGGTCCGGCCAACCCTACTGCGCGAAGGTAGCCATGGCCTGA